In Rattus rattus isolate New Zealand chromosome 3, Rrattus_CSIRO_v1, whole genome shotgun sequence, one genomic interval encodes:
- the Prpf3 gene encoding U4/U6 small nuclear ribonucleoprotein Prp3 isoform X2 yields the protein MALSKRELDELKPWIEKTVKRVLGFSEPTVVTAALNCVGKGMDKKKAADHLKPFLDDSTLRFVDKLFEAVEEGRSSRHSKSSSDRSRKRELKEVFGDDSEISKESSGVKKRRIPRFEEVEEEPEVIPGPPSESPGMLTKLQIKQMMEAATRQIEERKKQLSFISPPAPQPKTPSSSQPERLPIGNTIQPSQAATFMNDAIEKARKAAELQARIQAQLALKPGLIGNANMVGLANLHAMGIAPPKVELKDQTKPTPLILDEQGRTVDATGKEVELTHRMPTLKANIRAVKREQFKQQLKEKPSEDMESNTFFDPRVSIAPSQRQRRTFKFHDKGKFEKIAQRLRTKAQLEKLQAEISQAARKTGIHTSTRLALIAPKKELKEGDIPEIEWWDSYIIPNGFDLTEENPKREDYFGITNLVEHPAQLNPPVDNDTPVTLGVYLTKKEQKKLRRQTRREAQKELQEKVRLGLTPPPEPKVRISNLMRVLGTEAVQDPTKVEAHVRAQMAKRQNPASDRQCLSHLWMSFLSRQSARRGQRCPKTYSRTEKGQES from the exons ATGGCACTGTCTAAGCGGGAACTGGATGAGCTGAAACCATGGATAGAGAAGACAGTGAAGAGAGTGCTGGGCTTCTCAGAGCCCACGGTGGTCACAGCGGCATTGAACTGTGTGGGGAAGGGCATGGACAAAAAGAAGGCGGCTG aTCACCTGAAACCTTTTCTTGATGACTCCACTCTCCGATTTGTGGATAAGTTGTTTGAAGCTGTGGAGGAAGGCCGGAGCTCAAGACACTCCAAGTCTAGCAGTGACAGAAGCAGGAAACGAGAGTTAAAG GAGGTGTTTGGTGATGACTCTGAGATCTCAAAGGAATCATCAGGGGTAAAGAAGCGGCGAATACCCCGTTTtgaggaggtagaagaggagcCAGAGGTGATCCCTGGACCTCCGTCAGAAAGCCCTGGCATGCTAACGAAGCTCCAG ATCAAACAGATGATGGAGGCAGCAACTCGACAAATcgaggaaaggaaaaagcagcTGAGCTTCATCAGCCCCCCTGCACCTCAG CCAAAGACACCTTCTTCTTCCCAACCAGAGCGACTTCCAATTGGCAACACTATTCAGCCCTCCCAGGCCGCTACCTTTATGAATGATGCCATTGAGAAGGCAAGGAAAGCCGCTGAACTACAAGCCCGAATCCAGGCCCAGCTGGCTTTGAAGCCAGGGCTTATTGGCAATGCCAACATGGTGGGCCTAGCTAATCTCCATGCCATGGGCATAGCTCCACC gaaagtcGAGTTAAAAGATCAGACGAAGCCCACCCCACTGATCCTGGATGAGCAAGGCCGCACTGTGGATGCCACAGGCAAGGAGGTGGAGCTCACACACCGCATGCCCACCCTGAAGGCAAACATTCGAGCTGTGAAGAGGGAACAATTCAAACAGCAACTAAAAGAAAAGCCATCAGAAGACATGGAATCTAATACCTTTTTTGACCCCCGAGTCTCAATTGCCCCTTCCCAGCGTCAAAGACGCACTTTTAAATTCCATGACAAGGGCAAATTTGAGAAGATTGCTCAACGATTGCGGACAAAG GCTCAGTTGGAAAAGCTGCAAGCAGAGATTTCACAGGCTGCTAGAAAAACAGGCATTCATACGTCGACTAGACTTGCCCTCATTGCTCCTAAAAAAGAGCTAAAGGAAGGCGACATCCCTGAAATTGAGTGGTGGGACTCCTACATCATTCCCAATGGCTTTGACCT TACAGAGGAAAATCCCAAGAGAGAAGATTATTTTGGAATCACAAATCTTGTTGAACATCCAGCCCAGCTTAACCCTCCAG ttGACAATGACACACCAGTTACCCTGGGTGTGTATCTTACAAAGAAGGAGCAGAAGAAACTTCGGAGGCAAACAAGGAGGGAGGCACAGAAGGAGCTACAGGAGAAAGTCAGGCTAGGCCTGACACCTCCTCCGGAGCCCAAAG TGAGGATCTCCAATTTAATGCGAGTATTAGGAACAGAAGCAGTTCAAGACCCTACAAAGGTAGAAGCCCACGTCAGAGCTCAGATGGCAAAGAGACAGAA